GCTGGCCGCCGCATCGCGCTGGTGCCAGCTGCGGAGCGCCTTGATAAAGCTCTCCTGGCAGAGATCCTCGGCGGCCTCGCGGTCGCTCACTAGCCGGGTCAGGTAGGCCAGCAGCGGCCGCTGATACTCTTTATACAGCACTTCGATGCAGATTGTGGGACGCTGATCGGTGAGTGATACCATCGCCAGTGCCCTCAGCTCAACTACCGCCGGCTATGCACACCAGGCAACCCCCGCGATCTTCCAGAGCAGATGCGCATTTCGCCCGCATAGCAGCACTACTGTCCGTACTATACCAAAGCCGCGCGGCTTCAGCATCAGGCATTTGGGCCATCTCGATCTCAATCGCCAAGCCGACCAGCACTCGTTCTTGCGATGGATGCGCTTCAACCTCAGGGCTGATCTGGCCTGCCGGCCTACGTGCGAGCGTACCGTATGCCTGTGCGCGGATCGGCGGCTACTCCATCGGCACCAGGCGCTGGCGCAGCGCGTAGATCGCCGCCTGTGTCCGGTCGGCCAGGTGCAGCTTGCTCAGAATATTGCTAACGTGAGTCTTAACGGTCTTCTCGCTGATAATTAGCGTATCGGCGATCTCTTTGTTGCTCTGGCCCTTAGCGATCAGGCGCAGCACATCCATCTCGCGCTCAGTCAGCTGCTCGACCGAGTCTTCGGCCGGGCGCGGCGCGGTGAATTCCTGCATGAGCTTGGCGGCCACCTCGGAGTGCAGCACGGCCTCGTTGCGCTGGGCGGCGCGAATGGCGCGCGCCAGCTCTTCAGGCTGCACATCTTTCAGCAGGTACGAGATCGCGCCGGCCTTGACTGCCGGAAAGACCTTGTCATCGTCGGCGAACGAGGTCAGCACGATAATGCGCGTCGACGGGCTGACCGACTTGACGCGCCGGGTGGCCTCGACGCCGTCGATGCCGGGCAATACCAGATCCATCAGCACCACGTCGGGCAGCAGCTCTTGCGCCAGCCGGACGCCCTCTTCGCCGCTGGCAGCCTCGCCCACCACCTCGATGTCATCCTGTAGCTCGAGGAAATCGTGCAGCCCCTGGCGCACCACGCGATGATCATCAACAAGCAGAACGCTGATGCGATCCATGTCTCTCTCCTCTTTATAGTACGGCGGCACTTGATCGGGCGATTGTGTCGCTATTGCGTGGCACGGTGAGCAGCACCTCGGTGCCATGGCCGGGCCGCGAGCGCAGATCGAGCATGCCGCCCAGCTCGGCCGCGCGCTCGCGCATGCTGGTCAGGCCCAGGTGCCGGCCCTGCTCGGGCTGAAGCAGGCCGAGATCGAAGCCCGCGCCGTCGTCGGCGACGCGTAAGGCCACGCGATCGGGCTGAAAGTCGAGCGTAATGATCACGCGGCAGGCGCCGGCATGCTTGACCACATTATTCAGCGCCTCTTGCGCGATCCGGTAGATCGCCTGCTCGGCGCCACGCGCATAGCGCTCTTCGCCATGGATCTCGAAGCTCATGCTCAGGCCCTCGCGCCGGCCCAGCGCGGCCACATGCTGCTGCAACGCGCCGACCAACCCCTGAGCGCTGAGCGCGGGCGGGCGCAGCTGAAAGATCAGCGCGCGCATCTCGGCCAGCGCCGCTGCGGCCGTCTCTTGCAGGCGCTCGAGCTGGGCTGCTGTGCGGGCCGGGTTCTTGTCGAGCTGCACGCGGGCGGCCTGGGCGGTCAGGGTCATGCTGAACAGCTGCTGCGAGATCGAGTCGTGCAGGTCGCGCGCCAGCCGGCTGCGCTCTTCGAGCACGGCAGCCTCTTGGGCGCGCTGGTAGAGCCGGGCGTTCTCGATCGCACTGGCCAGCACGTCGGCGGCTGTCTCGAGCACGCCCACGCCCGCAGCGGTGAAGGCAGCCAGCTGACGCGACTCGAGGTTGAGCACCGCCAGCACGCGCGCGCCGGCCACGATCGGCACGCACAGCTGCGAACGCGTCTCGCGCGGCGTCTCAGCCACGTAGTCGGGGTCGGCCAGCACATCATCGACGCGCACGGTCGCGCCAGTGCGGTAGGCCTTGCCAAGCAGCCCGCGCGTTACCGGAATGCCATAGCCGATCTCACTCGGCCGGAACGTGCCGGCCTGGGCCGCCAACACCAGCGTTTGCGTGTCGTCGTCGGCAAGGTACAGCTCGGCATGGCCGTAGCCGAAGCCCTGCTGGATCTGCACGATCACCGAGGTGAGCATGCGCTCGAGATCGAGCGTCGACACCGCGATGCGCGCCACGGCATTCAGCACTGTCAGGTGTTCGTTGCGGCGCTTGACTTGCTCGGCCAGGCGCTGGGCCTCCTGGTAGAGGCGCGTGCTGGCGATCGGCCCGCCGATCTGCGCGGCCACGGCCTCGAGCAGATCGACATCTTCGTAGGTAAAGGCATTCGGCTGATCGGACTCGACGCTCAGCGAGCCGAGCACGCGCCCGCCGGTGCGCAGCGGCACGGCGATATACGAGCGGATCTGGCGGTTGGTGCCGATGTCGTGCGCGGCGGGCTGCACGCGCGTCTCGGTGGTGGTATCGTTCGAGAGAAACGGGATGCCGCGCTCGACTACCCAGCCGCAGATGCCCTCGCCGACCTTCAGGCGCACCCGGCGCGCCGCGTCGTCGATCTCGCCGACCGTGGCGACAATCTCGAGCTCGCCCTGGTCGTTCAGCAGCGTGATCGCGCCGCCCTGAAACGCCACCTCGAGCCGCTCGACCGTGCGCGTCAGAATCGTGTCGAGGTCGAGCGTATTGCTGACATCACGGCCAAGCTCGGCCAGCAGCTGCTCTTTGGATAACAGCCGGGCGCTGCGGGCCGCCAGGCGGGCATTCTCGAGCGCCAGCGCGGCCTGGCGCGCAATCGCCTCGAGGATCTGCACATTCGAGAGGTCGAGCGCGTGGCCATCGAGCGGCGGCTCGACATAGATCGCGCCGGCCAGCCGCTCGCCGCGGCCGCGCAACGGCACCAGCAGCACGTCGCGTTTGCGCTGGCGCCTGGCCGGGCCAGGCTGCTGCAGATCGCGCTCGACACGCCGGCTGGCCGGAATAAGGTACGACTCGCTGTAGCGGTAGCGTGGCTGGAGCAGCGCCTGGTAGAATGCCGGCGCAGTCGGATTAGCGCGCAGCTGCGCGACGAGCTCGGCGGGCACGCCGGCGAACGCCACCGCCTCGAGCTCGTCGGTGTCGGCGTGGCGCAGGCGAATATACACCTGCGGGTAGCCTAGCACCGAATAGATCGCCTCGGCCACCTCTTGGAGCAATGCCTCGGGCGTGATATCGGCGCGCAGCTGCGTACCAAGCGCCAGCAGGTCGCCTAGCGGCAACCCACGCGCCAAGTCGGTGGTCGAAGTGCCGGATCGCAGGCGAGATCGTGCGTGTTCCACACTACTCCACAAAGGTATAGAGCGTTCGCTGCTGGCGGCGTACGCCTTCGGCAGAGCGGTACAGCATCTCGTTTTCGGTTTTTGTGCGCTCACAGAGCGCAAAAGCCGAAGACAATAGCACAGAAAGCACCATGCTGCCGCAGGCAAAACCGCCGGCTTCGTAAGCCCTGTTTGTCGCTCAAAAAGTATTCTAACACACGGCCTGGCGCGCCAGCATCATTCAGAAGCCCGATGCGCATCGTCGATCTCGAGCTCGTGCAGGTTGGTGTCGCCGAGATTGTGGCCGCGCCCGATCATGATCGGCC
The sequence above is drawn from the Candidatus Kouleothrix ribensis genome and encodes:
- a CDS encoding response regulator transcription factor, coding for MDRISVLLVDDHRVVRQGLHDFLELQDDIEVVGEAASGEEGVRLAQELLPDVVLMDLVLPGIDGVEATRRVKSVSPSTRIIVLTSFADDDKVFPAVKAGAISYLLKDVQPEELARAIRAAQRNEAVLHSEVAAKLMQEFTAPRPAEDSVEQLTEREMDVLRLIAKGQSNKEIADTLIISEKTVKTHVSNILSKLHLADRTQAAIYALRQRLVPME
- a CDS encoding GAF domain-containing protein, whose amino-acid sequence is MRSGTSTTDLARGLPLGDLLALGTQLRADITPEALLQEVAEAIYSVLGYPQVYIRLRHADTDELEAVAFAGVPAELVAQLRANPTAPAFYQALLQPRYRYSESYLIPASRRVERDLQQPGPARRQRKRDVLLVPLRGRGERLAGAIYVEPPLDGHALDLSNVQILEAIARQAALALENARLAARSARLLSKEQLLAELGRDVSNTLDLDTILTRTVERLEVAFQGGAITLLNDQGELEIVATVGEIDDAARRVRLKVGEGICGWVVERGIPFLSNDTTTETRVQPAAHDIGTNRQIRSYIAVPLRTGGRVLGSLSVESDQPNAFTYEDVDLLEAVAAQIGGPIASTRLYQEAQRLAEQVKRRNEHLTVLNAVARIAVSTLDLERMLTSVIVQIQQGFGYGHAELYLADDDTQTLVLAAQAGTFRPSEIGYGIPVTRGLLGKAYRTGATVRVDDVLADPDYVAETPRETRSQLCVPIVAGARVLAVLNLESRQLAAFTAAGVGVLETAADVLASAIENARLYQRAQEAAVLEERSRLARDLHDSISQQLFSMTLTAQAARVQLDKNPARTAAQLERLQETAAAALAEMRALIFQLRPPALSAQGLVGALQQHVAALGRREGLSMSFEIHGEERYARGAEQAIYRIAQEALNNVVKHAGACRVIITLDFQPDRVALRVADDGAGFDLGLLQPEQGRHLGLTSMRERAAELGGMLDLRSRPGHGTEVLLTVPRNSDTIARSSAAVL